A segment of the Odoribacter splanchnicus DSM 20712 genome:
CCAGTCTCCGGTATTTCCCGACTGATTGGAGCGGATGTTCCAGTTGGAAAGTGCGATGCCGCCGCTGGAATACTCTGTGCTTCCACCTACAGTATTAAACATTGAAAGGAAGAGATATTCTTCCGGAGTATTGTCGTAAATGGTGGTTACTTGAGGATACCCTTGGTACGAATAAAGATTTTCTCCGGCCGAGGTAGGTCCTGCTAACATGCCGGGATCGAAATCATCGAAAGTGATAGTTAAAGTACCGTCCGGATTTGTCACAGCACGGGTTTGCGAAGTTCCGGAATCAACCGGGTCCATCAAAAAGTCATCGTCCGAGCTACAGCCAGAGAACAAGGCGGTTGCGGTAAATAGACAGGCACCTGCCAGAAAGCGTAATTTTCTTTTCATAGGTCACTCATTTTAATGTAAAACATATTATTAACAAACACAAAAAATTCCCGTTCGTGCGGACTTACACGAACGGGAATATGTCTGTCTTCAAATATTGAATGGCCGATGAGCTATTCCTTATTTGATTACGACCCGTATATCCCGCAGGTGTAAATCTCATTCCGGTCATGGCAGGTCTTCTGACTCGTCCCGGTCATCGTGCCTTCCCGGTATTACACCAGTGGCAAAAGTTCGATGTCCGTTTTTGTGGACTCACAGCAGCGGGTACTGTCCCGGATTTTCACCGGGTTCCCTTTTCATTCGGAAGGCGTAAACCTCCCGAAACCATTTCCCGACTGCAAAATTATCTATATTACATATCAATTCCAAATAATTCATAATATTTATAATAAAACACACAAAGCATGACAACCGTACTGTTTTAATTAGAGCATTCAAGTTTACGACAAACGAAGACGGTAATTATCATACACAATATCCATAAACCAACAAAACAGCTTGCCATTTTCCATAACAATGCGTTCTGGAATAGATAACTGTTAGCTGCAATTATGCAAGCAAAAAAAGCAGACAGAATAATGACTATTAATATCATGCACCAGAAATTAATCCTATAAATTTATGGAAAACAAGTAAGGGAATGGAAGTTCCGTTGCCGCATGGATGCAGGTGAAGGACCTTCTCTTTTAACGTTGGATACGCCAATGCACGCCAACGGAAGACTCTGATATTATCTGTTTGGAAAGGATATAGGATGTGCGTTACTTTGTCGCATATTCAGAATCTTAAAAAGAATTTTAGTATGGAACTGACAATTATTGAAACAAGCGCGTATTAGGAGTTGAGAAAGCTGGTCAGCACGCTGGTCGTACAGATGGGCGACTTCCAGAAAAAGATTGCCCCGCCTGCGCCGGACAAGTGAATGGATGCGCAGGACGTATGTGATGGACTTATGCCCAAACACTTTCTGAAGAGTTTCCAGCAGCATCCCCTTGAGTATGGCCAGAACGGCAAATGCGTGGCGTCCGATGTGCGGGGTGACCTCGCCCCGGAGT
Coding sequences within it:
- a CDS encoding site-specific integrase; the protein is MQLRGEVTPHIGRHAFAVLAILKGMLLETLQKVFGHKSITYVLRIHSLVRRRRGNLFLEVAHLYDQRADQLSQLLIRACFNNCQFHTKILFKILNMRQSNAHPISFPNR